Proteins encoded within one genomic window of Halocatena marina:
- a CDS encoding HEAT repeat domain-containing protein, protein MDPGNSSGEFDAFLNQIYTDQDDTTHTEIPQIDAVFDAEADERAVEFDRATEKSVFNHDRTDSDDAHFIVADRLRQFAAKDRRDVLIEHVGTLFVQLTAPNTDIRRHVAQTVIVLFDDADETNSLITDSFIEYTSELTALLGDELLSVRRAAVYAIETIAMNSPGAIVPAIDALIPLLSAEESDIRQTVVNTITAIIEISPSDAVPTIRALTTLLGDDVRTIRLRAERALTLLTETAPDAAVPAVDALIPLLETENTYARKTALEIIARITLFAPGAAVPAVDELGSLLTSNNQYSRKVSACALAEIVEHSPEDVIPAVSSFASVLTSSEPIVQNAAAHALAEIAEHSPEDVAPALDSLLLLLDADDPSVQKNAVRAIISIAESTPEAVIPIIESLFSPLDPDESFVREQTAQTIAAIAQNSTKPAVPAVDAVTTLLNTDESIGRKLAVRAIVEIATEVPEAAVPAIDPLLLFLDSDRPLVRKYVIAAIAVVAAASPKTAVPAVDPLVPFLDADEPNIKKLAVRAITEIAEESPEDVVSVADGLVPLLDDEDEHVRERAVRAMAAIATTSPKDAAPAVTALGSLLDSDDGLVRKKAVCALMEVAIARPKDAAPAVTALGSLLDSDDGLVRKKAVRAIAAVAKNSPEDVVPVVDALSLCLDANESAVRKNAACAITDVAKNFPDAAVSATDPLMRCLSVDDVYLQEKAVRSIAEIASVSPETVVPAVDSLAKFFDSDKPYVQENSLYAASEVARAVPEAVIPVVGSLLPLLDTDDVAVQKSAIRTIVSVALYSPTGMAPPVDSFLPRFSANELADQKRAVAAIAAMIEAPPEDMIPAVDSLCELLDDETLGAKLAVTAVTVIAEDEPFVAATAIHGLVPLFESDDPYIKELAVQATVLIAHGSPASAIPAVEAFISLLDDDNAFIQHGAVIGIGWIAKGSPKAAVSAAEPLIPFLTMGDVAVQKTAAYVIARVAEHAPEAAAPAIDALVACLAAETPYVRKHAAEAIGALALSSPKDGDTAVKSLALLLDDEDERVREKAARTIATIAKGDSEYTRPAIDALITHLDASDPNIRELTVRTITEITKDAPRAVIPAVDHLVPLLGDETPVIQKSAVTAIAAIAEHSPEAAMPAVDQLITLIEGENVSIQEKAVRAIMPITEDY, encoded by the coding sequence ATGGATCCGGGAAACTCCTCCGGTGAATTTGATGCTTTCCTCAACCAGATCTATACTGATCAGGATGATACGACCCACACTGAGATCCCCCAAATTGACGCTGTATTTGATGCAGAGGCTGACGAACGAGCTGTTGAATTCGACAGAGCGACCGAGAAGTCCGTCTTTAATCACGACAGGACCGACTCCGACGATGCACATTTCATCGTGGCTGATCGCTTGCGTCAATTCGCCGCCAAAGACCGACGTGATGTCTTAATCGAACACGTTGGCACACTCTTCGTGCAGCTTACTGCACCGAATACAGACATTCGTCGCCACGTCGCCCAGACCGTCATTGTTCTCTTTGATGATGCTGATGAAACCAACTCGTTAATCACGGATTCATTCATCGAGTATACGTCCGAACTTACCGCTCTCCTCGGCGACGAATTACTGTCCGTCAGGCGCGCGGCAGTGTACGCAATCGAGACGATTGCGATGAATTCGCCGGGTGCTATCGTCCCGGCTATCGATGCCCTCATCCCGCTTCTCTCGGCTGAAGAATCGGACATCCGACAGACCGTCGTCAACACGATCACAGCAATCATCGAAATTTCTCCGAGCGACGCAGTCCCTACCATTCGAGCGCTTACGACGCTTCTTGGTGACGATGTGAGAACAATCCGATTGCGAGCAGAGCGCGCGTTGACATTATTAACTGAAACCGCTCCGGATGCAGCGGTACCCGCTGTCGATGCCCTCATCCCGTTGCTCGAAACCGAGAACACATATGCCCGAAAGACTGCACTAGAAATCATCGCACGGATCACACTGTTCGCCCCGGGTGCGGCGGTGCCTGCCGTCGACGAACTTGGCTCTCTTCTTACGTCTAATAATCAATATAGTAGAAAGGTATCAGCGTGCGCACTCGCTGAGATCGTCGAGCATTCCCCTGAAGACGTGATACCAGCCGTGAGTTCGTTCGCGTCAGTGCTCACTTCGTCCGAACCAATCGTCCAAAACGCAGCGGCACACGCGCTTGCGGAGATTGCTGAGCACTCCCCCGAAGATGTAGCACCCGCTCTCGATTCGCTTCTGCTTCTTCTTGATGCCGATGATCCGAGTGTTCAGAAAAACGCAGTACGCGCAATCATATCGATCGCAGAGAGTACTCCAGAAGCGGTAATTCCCATTATCGAGTCGCTCTTTTCTCCGCTTGACCCCGATGAGTCATTCGTTCGAGAGCAGACTGCACAAACGATCGCAGCAATTGCTCAGAACTCGACGAAACCAGCGGTGCCTGCTGTCGATGCTGTCACGACGCTTCTCAACACAGACGAGTCGATTGGCCGAAAGCTAGCGGTGCGTGCGATTGTCGAGATCGCAACGGAAGTGCCGGAAGCGGCTGTTCCTGCCATCGATCCGCTTCTCCTCTTCCTCGATTCTGATCGACCACTGGTTCGAAAGTACGTAATCGCTGCGATCGCCGTGGTTGCGGCTGCCTCTCCGAAGACAGCAGTCCCTGCTGTCGATCCACTCGTGCCCTTTCTCGACGCCGACGAGCCGAACATCAAGAAGCTAGCAGTGCGTGCAATCACCGAAATTGCCGAAGAGTCCCCCGAAGATGTCGTTTCTGTTGCCGATGGCCTCGTTCCGCTTCTCGATGACGAGGATGAACACGTTCGAGAGAGAGCAGTGCGTGCAATGGCTGCGATTGCTACTACTTCCCCGAAGGATGCGGCACCAGCCGTTACTGCGCTCGGATCGCTTCTCGACAGCGATGACGGTCTCGTCCGAAAGAAAGCGGTGTGTGCACTCATGGAGGTTGCCATTGCCCGCCCGAAGGACGCAGCACCAGCCGTTACTGCACTCGGATCGCTTCTCGACAGTGATGACGGTCTCGTCCGAAAGAAAGCGGTGCGCGCGATCGCGGCAGTTGCCAAGAACTCACCTGAAGACGTGGTCCCTGTCGTCGATGCCCTCTCGTTGTGCCTCGATGCAAACGAATCGGCTGTCCGGAAGAACGCGGCGTGTGCAATCACCGATGTCGCTAAGAACTTTCCGGACGCAGCGGTGTCTGCGACCGATCCGCTGATGCGTTGTCTTTCTGTCGATGATGTCTACCTCCAAGAGAAAGCGGTACGCTCGATTGCAGAGATTGCTTCTGTCTCCCCGGAGACGGTTGTTCCTGCTGTCGACTCTCTCGCAAAATTCTTCGATTCAGATAAGCCCTATGTTCAGGAAAACTCGTTGTACGCGGCCTCGGAGGTCGCCAGAGCTGTCCCAGAGGCGGTGATTCCCGTTGTCGGTTCGCTACTCCCGCTCCTCGATACTGATGACGTAGCCGTCCAGAAGTCCGCGATTCGCACGATTGTGTCAGTCGCACTCTATTCACCAACGGGCATGGCTCCTCCTGTCGATTCGTTCCTTCCTCGTTTCAGTGCCAATGAATTGGCTGATCAAAAGAGGGCAGTGGCTGCAATCGCGGCGATGATTGAAGCACCCCCTGAGGATATGATTCCTGCCGTCGATTCGCTCTGTGAGCTTCTCGACGATGAGACACTCGGTGCGAAGCTTGCAGTAACTGCAGTTACAGTGATCGCCGAGGACGAACCGTTTGTTGCTGCAACTGCTATTCACGGACTCGTACCGCTCTTCGAAAGCGATGATCCGTACATTAAGGAACTGGCGGTACAGGCGACCGTACTGATCGCGCACGGCTCGCCAGCGTCGGCGATTCCTGCCGTGGAGGCCTTTATTTCTCTTCTCGATGATGACAATGCGTTCATTCAGCACGGTGCGGTGATCGGAATCGGGTGGATCGCGAAAGGATCGCCGAAGGCGGCGGTATCAGCTGCCGAGCCTCTTATTCCGTTTCTCACTATGGGTGACGTAGCAGTACAGAAGACAGCAGCATACGTGATTGCACGAGTTGCCGAGCACGCACCGGAAGCAGCGGCTCCCGCCATCGATGCGCTTGTTGCCTGTCTCGCTGCCGAGACTCCGTATGTCCGAAAGCACGCTGCCGAGGCGATTGGAGCGCTTGCTCTCTCATCGCCAAAAGATGGCGACACTGCTGTCAAATCTCTCGCACTACTCCTTGATGACGAGGACGAACGCGTTCGGGAGAAAGCAGCGCGCACGATCGCAACGATTGCAAAGGGTGACTCTGAGTACACGCGACCTGCTATCGATGCGCTGATTACCCATCTCGATGCCAGTGATCCAAACATCCGAGAACTGACGGTTCGAACGATCACGGAGATCACGAAAGACGCACCACGTGCAGTGATTCCCGCTGTCGATCATCTCGTTCCTCTCCTCGGAGACGAGACGCCAGTTATTCAGAAGAGTGCAGTCACCGCGATTGCGGCGATCGCCGAACATTCGCCCGAAGCAGCGATGCCCGCTGTTGATCAGCTCATTACCCTCATCGAAGGTGAGAACGTATCCATTCAGGAGAAAGCAGTGCGCGCGATCATGCCGATCACCGAAGACTACTGA
- a CDS encoding CBS domain-containing protein, translated as MELPTPEDLRENRHELELTQSELADMADVSQPLIARIEGGDVDPRLSTLRRIVTALNEAGGALRRAEDIMHSPVIGVAPDDNVGDSIDRMSREGYSQLPVIRDGYPVGIISNSDIRRMNEDASPAELPIADVMRESITTVTPDATLSEVDTHLNHHDAIIVIDSGEMVGIITEADVATHIS; from the coding sequence ATGGAACTTCCGACGCCGGAGGATCTTCGCGAGAACCGGCACGAACTCGAACTCACACAGAGCGAACTGGCAGACATGGCTGATGTTTCTCAGCCACTCATTGCACGCATCGAGGGTGGTGATGTCGACCCACGGCTATCGACGCTCCGGCGCATTGTCACCGCGCTCAACGAGGCAGGAGGAGCACTCCGTCGTGCCGAAGACATCATGCACAGTCCCGTTATTGGGGTCGCTCCGGACGACAATGTCGGTGACTCGATCGACCGTATGAGTCGGGAAGGCTACTCACAGCTCCCGGTTATTCGGGACGGCTATCCTGTCGGCATCATTAGCAACAGTGATATCCGGCGCATGAATGAAGACGCCTCACCCGCTGAACTCCCGATCGCCGACGTCATGCGCGAGTCAATCACGACGGTAACGCCCGATGCCACGCTCAGTGAGGTCGATACCCACCTAAATCACCACGACGCTATCATTGTTATCGATAGCGGCGAGATGGTCGGAATCATCACCGAAGCGGACGTGGCCACACACATCTCCTGA
- a CDS encoding DUF555 domain-containing protein has product MSNYLVAVEAAWLVRDVESIDDAIGVAVSEAGKRLNQTDMDYVEVEIGATECPVCSEPFDSAYIAADTALVGLILEMDVFNVDSKQHAQRVAKSEIGGALRNVPLKVVHAVKTESDSETE; this is encoded by the coding sequence ATGAGCAACTATCTCGTCGCTGTTGAGGCAGCGTGGCTCGTCCGGGATGTCGAGAGTATTGATGACGCAATCGGTGTCGCAGTGAGTGAGGCTGGAAAGCGCCTGAACCAGACCGATATGGACTACGTAGAAGTCGAAATCGGTGCCACGGAATGTCCGGTCTGTAGCGAACCGTTCGACTCGGCGTACATCGCCGCTGACACCGCTCTCGTCGGTCTGATCCTCGAAATGGATGTTTTCAATGTTGATAGCAAACAGCACGCACAGCGCGTCGCAAAAAGTGAGATTGGTGGTGCACTCCGGAACGTCCCGCTCAAGGTGGTTCACGCGGTCAAAACCGAATCTGATTCCGAAACAGAGTAA
- the psmB gene encoding archaeal proteasome endopeptidase complex subunit beta: MRETQLSQGLGHGSIHDRRDYEPPIYEPELGSLPDVSDADVEKVNQTGTTTIGITATDGIVIATDMRASLGGRFVSNKNVQKVEQIHPKAAMTLVGSVGGAQSFIRNIRAEVNLYEVRRDEEMSMRALSTIAGNYARGGPFFAINPILGGLDDEGSHVYSIDPAGGVMEDDYTVTGSGLTVAYGTLEREYSDDLSIEEAKSVAASGVKAAVERDTGSGNGVFLAEVTEEGVSIQGHKDFGDVL, from the coding sequence ATGCGCGAAACACAGCTCTCGCAAGGACTGGGACACGGCTCAATACACGATAGGCGTGATTATGAACCTCCGATCTACGAGCCAGAGCTTGGCTCGCTTCCGGACGTTTCGGATGCAGATGTCGAGAAGGTGAACCAGACTGGAACGACTACCATCGGCATCACGGCAACCGACGGAATCGTTATCGCAACGGACATGCGCGCTAGTCTCGGCGGTCGGTTCGTCTCGAATAAGAACGTCCAGAAAGTCGAGCAGATCCACCCGAAGGCAGCGATGACGCTCGTCGGAAGCGTCGGTGGTGCTCAGTCGTTCATTCGGAACATCCGCGCCGAGGTCAACCTCTACGAAGTGCGCCGCGACGAAGAGATGTCGATGCGCGCGCTTTCGACCATTGCGGGCAACTACGCCCGTGGTGGACCGTTTTTCGCCATCAATCCGATCCTCGGTGGGCTCGACGACGAAGGATCACACGTCTACTCTATCGATCCCGCGGGTGGTGTTATGGAAGATGACTACACGGTCACCGGATCTGGGCTGACGGTCGCGTACGGAACCCTCGAACGAGAATACAGCGATGATCTCTCGATCGAAGAAGCAAAAAGCGTCGCCGCAAGTGGTGTCAAAGCCGCTGTCGAGCGTGATACAGGCTCGGGCAACGGTGTCTTCCTCGCTGAAGTTACCGAGGAAGGAGTGTCAATCCAAGGTCACAAAGACTTCGGGGACGTACTCTGA